In Sciurus carolinensis chromosome 13, mSciCar1.2, whole genome shotgun sequence, a genomic segment contains:
- the Fam228b gene encoding protein FAM228B isoform X6, producing MKNVDSHDLVTGTLPRIKSSKEWLQPQRLAFMEAYAKEDTDAAIQSILCREKYIIKELDKYLQHHDFLNTRRKEMLYKRWVDHVADPLQEKIIDKVCSHKKIKKRRQEELDSFLKYVNKKGNAFIEHYDPKEYDPFYMSKEDPNFLKVIIPPFRDPLKKAQYDKDDERRTLLQCETGRIYTMKEFKEIEKIQSRFPRISNSRHFMTPNEWLKLPTRYIESEFCKRSSVQSSTLEGAELVTGKRQYQREGGVTHTDGVSWVNSVKEDGLLLSIFSMKREGHQLRSRQSRSIHPDS from the exons ATGAAAAACGTAGACAGCCATGATCTGGTAACTGGCACACTTCCCAGAATCAAGAGCTCGAAAGAATGGTTGCAACCACAGCGTCTTGCCTTCATGGAG GCCTACGCTAAAGAAGATACTGATGCAGCTATTCAATCTATATTATGTAGAGAAAAGTATATAATTAAG GAACTCGATAAGTATTTACAACATCACGACTTCttaaatacaagaagaaaagagatgtTATATAAAAGATGGGTTGATCATGTGGCAGATCCTCTCCAGGAGAAAATTATAGACAAAGTTTGTTCAcataagaagattaaaaaaaggaGACAAGAGGAATtagatagttttttaaaatatgtaaataaaaag GGAAAtgcatttatagaacattatgaTCCAAAAGAATATGATCCTTTTTATATGAGCAAAGAAGACCCTAATTTCCTGAAG GTTATCATCCCACCATTTCGTGACCCTTTGAAGAAAGCGCAGTATGACAAGGATGATGAAAGAAGAACTCTTCTTCAGTGTGAGACTG GCAGAATATATAcaatgaaagaatttaaagagattGAGAAGATCCAGTCCAGATTCCCAAGAATTTCTAATTCAAGGCACTTTATGACTCCAAATGAGTGGCTTAAACTGCCTACAAGATACATAGAAAGTGAATTTTGTAAAAGGAGCAG tgttcaatcttcaacattagaaggagcagaactcgtcactggtaaacggcagtatcagaGGGAAGGCGGAGTCACCCACACAGACGGTGTTAGCTGGGTGAATTCTGTGAAGGAAGATGGCTTACTTCTGTCCATTTTCTCAATGAAGCGAGAAGGTCATCAGCTACG GTCTCGGCAGTCAAGGAGCATACATCCTGATTCTTGA
- the Fam228b gene encoding protein FAM228B isoform X7: MKNVDSHDLVTGTLPRIKSSKEWLQPQRLAFMEAYAKEDTDAAIQSILCREKYIIKELDKYLQHHDFLNTRRKEMLYKRWVDHVADPLQEKIIDKVCSHKKIKKRRQEELDSFLKYVNKKGNAFIEHYDPKEYDPFYMSKEDPNFLKVIIPPFRDPLKKAQYDKDDERRTLLQCETGRIYTMKEFKEIEKIQSRFPRISNSRHFMTPNEWLKLPTRYIESEFCKRSRLKVKVNFNDSSLDLKPLARALHLTACQEEEKSATYKSWTKGSTETKPYLLSDWRP; encoded by the exons ATGAAAAACGTAGACAGCCATGATCTGGTAACTGGCACACTTCCCAGAATCAAGAGCTCGAAAGAATGGTTGCAACCACAGCGTCTTGCCTTCATGGAG GCCTACGCTAAAGAAGATACTGATGCAGCTATTCAATCTATATTATGTAGAGAAAAGTATATAATTAAG GAACTCGATAAGTATTTACAACATCACGACTTCttaaatacaagaagaaaagagatgtTATATAAAAGATGGGTTGATCATGTGGCAGATCCTCTCCAGGAGAAAATTATAGACAAAGTTTGTTCAcataagaagattaaaaaaaggaGACAAGAGGAATtagatagttttttaaaatatgtaaataaaaag GGAAAtgcatttatagaacattatgaTCCAAAAGAATATGATCCTTTTTATATGAGCAAAGAAGACCCTAATTTCCTGAAG GTTATCATCCCACCATTTCGTGACCCTTTGAAGAAAGCGCAGTATGACAAGGATGATGAAAGAAGAACTCTTCTTCAGTGTGAGACTG GCAGAATATATAcaatgaaagaatttaaagagattGAGAAGATCCAGTCCAGATTCCCAAGAATTTCTAATTCAAGGCACTTTATGACTCCAAATGAGTGGCTTAAACTGCCTACAAGATACATAGAAAGTGAATTTTGTAAAAGGAGCAG GTTAAAAGtgaaagtgaattttaatgataGCAGTCTTGATTTGAAACCCTTGGCAAGAGCACTTCATCTTACAGCAtgccaagaagaagaaaaatcagctACTTACAA GAGCTGGACAAAAGGAAGTACTGAAACTAAGCCCTATTTGCTGAGTGACTGGAGGCCTTAA
- the Pfn4 gene encoding profilin-4, with product MSHLQNLLLDSLLGTKHVDSAALIKLHERSVCVATPGFSLMPSDTRTLVNGFAKNPLKTRREGLYFKEQDYKCVRADDYSLYAKNDNGGVVVVKTQQYLLVATYTEGMYPSVCVEATEKLGDYLRKKGH from the exons ATGAGCCACTTGCAGAACTTACTCTTAGATAGCCTCCTGGGAACGAAGCACGTGGACAGCGCGGCCCTCATCAAACTCCACGAGCGGAGCGTGTGTGTCGCAACACCAGGATTTagt CTAATGCCGAGTGATACCCGAACACTTGTGAATGGATTTGCCAAAAACCCTTTGAAAACCCGTAGAGAAGGATTGTATTTCAAGGAACAGGATTACAAATGTGTCCGGGCAGATGACTACTCTCTTTATGCAAAGAAT GACAACGGTGGTGTGGTTGTTGTGAAGACCCAACAGTATCTTCTGGTGGCCACTTATACTGAAGGAATGTATCCAAGTGTCTGTGTAGAAGCCACAGAGAAACTGG GAGACTATCTaagaaaaaaaggacattaa
- the Fam228b gene encoding protein FAM228B isoform X5 gives MKNVDSHDLVTGTLPRIKSSKEWLQPQRLAFMEAYAKEDTDAAIQSILCREKYIIKELDKYLQHHDFLNTRRKEMLYKRWVDHVADPLQEKIIDKVCSHKKIKKRRQEELDSFLKYVNKKGNAFIEHYDPKEYDPFYMSKEDPNFLKVIIPPFRDPLKKAQYDKDDERRTLLQCETGRIYTMKEFKEIEKIQSRFPRISNSRHFMTPNEWLKLPTRYIESEFCKRSRFSQLCCLADWILSLFKRFIHCCTTSHISSMPSKSLRRAEDTLPINSGLSARLEEPKAPAWHLIARETGKWKA, from the exons ATGAAAAACGTAGACAGCCATGATCTGGTAACTGGCACACTTCCCAGAATCAAGAGCTCGAAAGAATGGTTGCAACCACAGCGTCTTGCCTTCATGGAG GCCTACGCTAAAGAAGATACTGATGCAGCTATTCAATCTATATTATGTAGAGAAAAGTATATAATTAAG GAACTCGATAAGTATTTACAACATCACGACTTCttaaatacaagaagaaaagagatgtTATATAAAAGATGGGTTGATCATGTGGCAGATCCTCTCCAGGAGAAAATTATAGACAAAGTTTGTTCAcataagaagattaaaaaaaggaGACAAGAGGAATtagatagttttttaaaatatgtaaataaaaag GGAAAtgcatttatagaacattatgaTCCAAAAGAATATGATCCTTTTTATATGAGCAAAGAAGACCCTAATTTCCTGAAG GTTATCATCCCACCATTTCGTGACCCTTTGAAGAAAGCGCAGTATGACAAGGATGATGAAAGAAGAACTCTTCTTCAGTGTGAGACTG GCAGAATATATAcaatgaaagaatttaaagagattGAGAAGATCCAGTCCAGATTCCCAAGAATTTCTAATTCAAGGCACTTTATGACTCCAAATGAGTGGCTTAAACTGCCTACAAGATACATAGAAAGTGAATTTTGTAAAAGGAGCAG GTTCTCACAGCTTTGCTGTCTCGCTGATTGGATCCTTTCCCTCTTTAAACGTTTTATACATTGCTGTACCACATCCCATATCTCATCTATGCCATCAAAATCCCTGCGCAGGGCAGAAGACACCCTTCCAATCAACTCTGGCCTGAGTGCAAGGCTGGAGGAACCTAAGGCACCTGCCTGGCACCTTATAGCAAGGGAGACTGGGAAATGGAAAGCTTGA
- the Fam228b gene encoding protein FAM228B isoform X3: MVATTASCLHGGIIVALRVLTWAYAKEDTDAAIQSILCREKYIIKELDKYLQHHDFLNTRRKEMLYKRWVDHVADPLQEKIIDKVCSHKKIKKRRQEELDSFLKYVNKKGNAFIEHYDPKEYDPFYMSKEDPNFLKVIIPPFRDPLKKAQYDKDDERRTLLQCETGRIYTMKEFKEIEKIQSRFPRISNSRHFMTPNEWLKLPTRYIESEFCKRSRLKVKVNFNDSSLDLKPLARALHLTACQEEEKSATYNVQSSTLEGAELVTGKRQYQREGGVTHTDGVSWVNSVKEDGLLLSIFSMKREGHQLRSRQSRSIHPDS, from the exons ATGGTTGCAACCACAGCGTCTTGCCTTCATGGAGGTATAATCGTCGCACTTAGAGTTCTTACTTGG GCCTACGCTAAAGAAGATACTGATGCAGCTATTCAATCTATATTATGTAGAGAAAAGTATATAATTAAG GAACTCGATAAGTATTTACAACATCACGACTTCttaaatacaagaagaaaagagatgtTATATAAAAGATGGGTTGATCATGTGGCAGATCCTCTCCAGGAGAAAATTATAGACAAAGTTTGTTCAcataagaagattaaaaaaaggaGACAAGAGGAATtagatagttttttaaaatatgtaaataaaaag GGAAAtgcatttatagaacattatgaTCCAAAAGAATATGATCCTTTTTATATGAGCAAAGAAGACCCTAATTTCCTGAAG GTTATCATCCCACCATTTCGTGACCCTTTGAAGAAAGCGCAGTATGACAAGGATGATGAAAGAAGAACTCTTCTTCAGTGTGAGACTG GCAGAATATATAcaatgaaagaatttaaagagattGAGAAGATCCAGTCCAGATTCCCAAGAATTTCTAATTCAAGGCACTTTATGACTCCAAATGAGTGGCTTAAACTGCCTACAAGATACATAGAAAGTGAATTTTGTAAAAGGAGCAG GTTAAAAGtgaaagtgaattttaatgataGCAGTCTTGATTTGAAACCCTTGGCAAGAGCACTTCATCTTACAGCAtgccaagaagaagaaaaatcagctACTTACAA tgttcaatcttcaacattagaaggagcagaactcgtcactggtaaacggcagtatcagaGGGAAGGCGGAGTCACCCACACAGACGGTGTTAGCTGGGTGAATTCTGTGAAGGAAGATGGCTTACTTCTGTCCATTTTCTCAATGAAGCGAGAAGGTCATCAGCTACG GTCTCGGCAGTCAAGGAGCATACATCCTGATTCTTGA
- the Fam228b gene encoding protein FAM228B isoform X2: MKNVDSHDLVTGTLPRIKSSKEWLQPQRLAFMEAYAKEDTDAAIQSILCREKYIIKELDKYLQHHDFLNTRRKEMLYKRWVDHVADPLQEKIIDKVCSHKKIKKRRQEELDSFLKYVNKKGNAFIEHYDPKEYDPFYMSKEDPNFLKVIIPPFRDPLKKAQYDKDDERRTLLQCRIYTMKEFKEIEKIQSRFPRISNSRHFMTPNEWLKLPTRYIESEFCKRSRLKVKVNFNDSSLDLKPLARALHLTACQEEEKSATYNVQSSTLEGAELVTGKRQYQREGGVTHTDGVSWVNSVKEDGLLLSIFSMKREGHQLRSRQSRSIHPDS; the protein is encoded by the exons ATGAAAAACGTAGACAGCCATGATCTGGTAACTGGCACACTTCCCAGAATCAAGAGCTCGAAAGAATGGTTGCAACCACAGCGTCTTGCCTTCATGGAG GCCTACGCTAAAGAAGATACTGATGCAGCTATTCAATCTATATTATGTAGAGAAAAGTATATAATTAAG GAACTCGATAAGTATTTACAACATCACGACTTCttaaatacaagaagaaaagagatgtTATATAAAAGATGGGTTGATCATGTGGCAGATCCTCTCCAGGAGAAAATTATAGACAAAGTTTGTTCAcataagaagattaaaaaaaggaGACAAGAGGAATtagatagttttttaaaatatgtaaataaaaag GGAAAtgcatttatagaacattatgaTCCAAAAGAATATGATCCTTTTTATATGAGCAAAGAAGACCCTAATTTCCTGAAG GTTATCATCCCACCATTTCGTGACCCTTTGAAGAAAGCGCAGTATGACAAGGATGATGAAAGAAGAACTCTTCTTCAGT GCAGAATATATAcaatgaaagaatttaaagagattGAGAAGATCCAGTCCAGATTCCCAAGAATTTCTAATTCAAGGCACTTTATGACTCCAAATGAGTGGCTTAAACTGCCTACAAGATACATAGAAAGTGAATTTTGTAAAAGGAGCAG GTTAAAAGtgaaagtgaattttaatgataGCAGTCTTGATTTGAAACCCTTGGCAAGAGCACTTCATCTTACAGCAtgccaagaagaagaaaaatcagctACTTACAA tgttcaatcttcaacattagaaggagcagaactcgtcactggtaaacggcagtatcagaGGGAAGGCGGAGTCACCCACACAGACGGTGTTAGCTGGGTGAATTCTGTGAAGGAAGATGGCTTACTTCTGTCCATTTTCTCAATGAAGCGAGAAGGTCATCAGCTACG GTCTCGGCAGTCAAGGAGCATACATCCTGATTCTTGA
- the Fam228b gene encoding protein FAM228B isoform X4, whose translation MKNVDSHDLVTGTLPRIKSSKEWLQPQRLAFMEAYAKEDTDAAIQSILCREKYIIKELDKYLQHHDFLNTRRKEMLYKRWVDHVADPLQEKIIDKVCSHKKIKKRRQEELDSFLKYVNKKGNAFIEHYDPKEYDPFYMSKEDPNFLKVIIPPFRDPLKKAQYDKDDERRTLLQCETGRIYTMKEFKEIEKIQSRFPRISNSRHFMTPNEWLKLPTRYIESEFCKRSRLKVKVNFNDSSLDLKPLARALHLTACQEEEKSATYKNKGPSFLEKEPLCYQEGKNPSLKEANSKEHFPSLNSTRR comes from the exons ATGAAAAACGTAGACAGCCATGATCTGGTAACTGGCACACTTCCCAGAATCAAGAGCTCGAAAGAATGGTTGCAACCACAGCGTCTTGCCTTCATGGAG GCCTACGCTAAAGAAGATACTGATGCAGCTATTCAATCTATATTATGTAGAGAAAAGTATATAATTAAG GAACTCGATAAGTATTTACAACATCACGACTTCttaaatacaagaagaaaagagatgtTATATAAAAGATGGGTTGATCATGTGGCAGATCCTCTCCAGGAGAAAATTATAGACAAAGTTTGTTCAcataagaagattaaaaaaaggaGACAAGAGGAATtagatagttttttaaaatatgtaaataaaaag GGAAAtgcatttatagaacattatgaTCCAAAAGAATATGATCCTTTTTATATGAGCAAAGAAGACCCTAATTTCCTGAAG GTTATCATCCCACCATTTCGTGACCCTTTGAAGAAAGCGCAGTATGACAAGGATGATGAAAGAAGAACTCTTCTTCAGTGTGAGACTG GCAGAATATATAcaatgaaagaatttaaagagattGAGAAGATCCAGTCCAGATTCCCAAGAATTTCTAATTCAAGGCACTTTATGACTCCAAATGAGTGGCTTAAACTGCCTACAAGATACATAGAAAGTGAATTTTGTAAAAGGAGCAG GTTAAAAGtgaaagtgaattttaatgataGCAGTCTTGATTTGAAACCCTTGGCAAGAGCACTTCATCTTACAGCAtgccaagaagaagaaaaatcagctACTTACAA AAACAAAGGGCCATCCTTTCTGGAAAAAGAACCTCTCTGTTATCAGGAGGGGAAGAACCCAAGTCTTAAAGAGGCCAACTCTAAAGAACATTTTCCTTCCTTAAACTCAACCAGGAGGTAG
- the Fam228b gene encoding protein FAM228B isoform X8, translating to MKNVDSHDLVTGTLPRIKSSKEWLQPQRLAFMEAYAKEDTDAAIQSILCREKYIIKELDKYLQHHDFLNTRRKEMLYKRWVDHVADPLQEKIIDKVCSHKKIKKRRQEELDSFLKYVNKKGNAFIEHYDPKEYDPFYMSKEDPNFLKVIIPPFRDPLKKAQYDKDDERRTLLQCETGRIYTMKEFKEIEKIQSRFPRISNSRHFMTPNEWLKLPTRYIESEFCKRSRLKVKVNFNDSSLDLKPLARALHLTACQEEEKSATYKRGPDL from the exons ATGAAAAACGTAGACAGCCATGATCTGGTAACTGGCACACTTCCCAGAATCAAGAGCTCGAAAGAATGGTTGCAACCACAGCGTCTTGCCTTCATGGAG GCCTACGCTAAAGAAGATACTGATGCAGCTATTCAATCTATATTATGTAGAGAAAAGTATATAATTAAG GAACTCGATAAGTATTTACAACATCACGACTTCttaaatacaagaagaaaagagatgtTATATAAAAGATGGGTTGATCATGTGGCAGATCCTCTCCAGGAGAAAATTATAGACAAAGTTTGTTCAcataagaagattaaaaaaaggaGACAAGAGGAATtagatagttttttaaaatatgtaaataaaaag GGAAAtgcatttatagaacattatgaTCCAAAAGAATATGATCCTTTTTATATGAGCAAAGAAGACCCTAATTTCCTGAAG GTTATCATCCCACCATTTCGTGACCCTTTGAAGAAAGCGCAGTATGACAAGGATGATGAAAGAAGAACTCTTCTTCAGTGTGAGACTG GCAGAATATATAcaatgaaagaatttaaagagattGAGAAGATCCAGTCCAGATTCCCAAGAATTTCTAATTCAAGGCACTTTATGACTCCAAATGAGTGGCTTAAACTGCCTACAAGATACATAGAAAGTGAATTTTGTAAAAGGAGCAG GTTAAAAGtgaaagtgaattttaatgataGCAGTCTTGATTTGAAACCCTTGGCAAGAGCACTTCATCTTACAGCAtgccaagaagaagaaaaatcagctACTTACAA ACGTGGCCCTGACCTTTAG
- the Fam228b gene encoding protein FAM228B isoform X1 — protein sequence MKNVDSHDLVTGTLPRIKSSKEWLQPQRLAFMEAYAKEDTDAAIQSILCREKYIIKELDKYLQHHDFLNTRRKEMLYKRWVDHVADPLQEKIIDKVCSHKKIKKRRQEELDSFLKYVNKKGNAFIEHYDPKEYDPFYMSKEDPNFLKVIIPPFRDPLKKAQYDKDDERRTLLQCETGRIYTMKEFKEIEKIQSRFPRISNSRHFMTPNEWLKLPTRYIESEFCKRSRLKVKVNFNDSSLDLKPLARALHLTACQEEEKSATYNVQSSTLEGAELVTGKRQYQREGGVTHTDGVSWVNSVKEDGLLLSIFSMKREGHQLRSRQSRSIHPDS from the exons ATGAAAAACGTAGACAGCCATGATCTGGTAACTGGCACACTTCCCAGAATCAAGAGCTCGAAAGAATGGTTGCAACCACAGCGTCTTGCCTTCATGGAG GCCTACGCTAAAGAAGATACTGATGCAGCTATTCAATCTATATTATGTAGAGAAAAGTATATAATTAAG GAACTCGATAAGTATTTACAACATCACGACTTCttaaatacaagaagaaaagagatgtTATATAAAAGATGGGTTGATCATGTGGCAGATCCTCTCCAGGAGAAAATTATAGACAAAGTTTGTTCAcataagaagattaaaaaaaggaGACAAGAGGAATtagatagttttttaaaatatgtaaataaaaag GGAAAtgcatttatagaacattatgaTCCAAAAGAATATGATCCTTTTTATATGAGCAAAGAAGACCCTAATTTCCTGAAG GTTATCATCCCACCATTTCGTGACCCTTTGAAGAAAGCGCAGTATGACAAGGATGATGAAAGAAGAACTCTTCTTCAGTGTGAGACTG GCAGAATATATAcaatgaaagaatttaaagagattGAGAAGATCCAGTCCAGATTCCCAAGAATTTCTAATTCAAGGCACTTTATGACTCCAAATGAGTGGCTTAAACTGCCTACAAGATACATAGAAAGTGAATTTTGTAAAAGGAGCAG GTTAAAAGtgaaagtgaattttaatgataGCAGTCTTGATTTGAAACCCTTGGCAAGAGCACTTCATCTTACAGCAtgccaagaagaagaaaaatcagctACTTACAA tgttcaatcttcaacattagaaggagcagaactcgtcactggtaaacggcagtatcagaGGGAAGGCGGAGTCACCCACACAGACGGTGTTAGCTGGGTGAATTCTGTGAAGGAAGATGGCTTACTTCTGTCCATTTTCTCAATGAAGCGAGAAGGTCATCAGCTACG GTCTCGGCAGTCAAGGAGCATACATCCTGATTCTTGA
- the Fam228b gene encoding protein FAM228B isoform X9 → MKNVDSHDLVTGTLPRIKSSKEWLQPQRLAFMEAYAKEDTDAAIQSILCREKYIIKGNAFIEHYDPKEYDPFYMSKEDPNFLKVIIPPFRDPLKKAQYDKDDERRTLLQCETGRIYTMKEFKEIEKIQSRFPRISNSRHFMTPNEWLKLPTRYIESEFCKRSRLKVKVNFNDSSLDLKPLARALHLTACQEEEKSATYNVQSSTLEGAELVTGKRQYQREGGVTHTDGVSWVNSVKEDGLLLSIFSMKREGHQLRSRQSRSIHPDS, encoded by the exons ATGAAAAACGTAGACAGCCATGATCTGGTAACTGGCACACTTCCCAGAATCAAGAGCTCGAAAGAATGGTTGCAACCACAGCGTCTTGCCTTCATGGAG GCCTACGCTAAAGAAGATACTGATGCAGCTATTCAATCTATATTATGTAGAGAAAAGTATATAATTAAG GGAAAtgcatttatagaacattatgaTCCAAAAGAATATGATCCTTTTTATATGAGCAAAGAAGACCCTAATTTCCTGAAG GTTATCATCCCACCATTTCGTGACCCTTTGAAGAAAGCGCAGTATGACAAGGATGATGAAAGAAGAACTCTTCTTCAGTGTGAGACTG GCAGAATATATAcaatgaaagaatttaaagagattGAGAAGATCCAGTCCAGATTCCCAAGAATTTCTAATTCAAGGCACTTTATGACTCCAAATGAGTGGCTTAAACTGCCTACAAGATACATAGAAAGTGAATTTTGTAAAAGGAGCAG GTTAAAAGtgaaagtgaattttaatgataGCAGTCTTGATTTGAAACCCTTGGCAAGAGCACTTCATCTTACAGCAtgccaagaagaagaaaaatcagctACTTACAA tgttcaatcttcaacattagaaggagcagaactcgtcactggtaaacggcagtatcagaGGGAAGGCGGAGTCACCCACACAGACGGTGTTAGCTGGGTGAATTCTGTGAAGGAAGATGGCTTACTTCTGTCCATTTTCTCAATGAAGCGAGAAGGTCATCAGCTACG GTCTCGGCAGTCAAGGAGCATACATCCTGATTCTTGA